The following coding sequences are from one Arthrobacter sp. PvP023 window:
- a CDS encoding histidine phosphatase family protein, with protein MPQATVHLLRHGEVHNPDGILYGRLPEFHLSELGQQMAKTLAVHFGERVAGGANIVHLVASPLTRAQETALPIAEALNLEIHTEARIIEAENHFEGLKVNKAELRKPRHWPYLRNPFVPSWGEPYKDQAARVIAAVQDARRRAIELGGDHAEAILVSHQLPIWSTRLSAEGKPLWHDPRKRECTLTSITSLVFDDDGTLLRVDYSEPAAALLPGASNTPGA; from the coding sequence ATGCCCCAAGCCACTGTTCATCTCCTTCGCCACGGCGAGGTCCATAATCCGGACGGCATCCTTTACGGACGGCTGCCGGAATTCCACCTCTCCGAACTCGGGCAGCAGATGGCCAAGACGCTCGCTGTGCACTTCGGTGAGCGCGTAGCCGGCGGGGCTAACATCGTGCACCTGGTGGCCTCGCCGCTCACTCGCGCGCAGGAAACCGCCCTCCCCATAGCGGAAGCGCTGAACCTCGAAATCCACACTGAGGCCCGCATCATCGAAGCTGAGAACCACTTCGAAGGCCTCAAGGTCAACAAGGCCGAGCTCCGCAAGCCAAGGCACTGGCCGTACCTGCGGAACCCCTTCGTTCCGTCCTGGGGTGAGCCTTACAAGGACCAGGCCGCCCGCGTCATCGCCGCGGTGCAGGACGCCCGCCGCCGTGCCATTGAGCTGGGCGGCGACCACGCCGAAGCCATCCTGGTCAGCCATCAGCTCCCCATCTGGTCCACGCGCCTGAGTGCCGAGGGCAAGCCCCTCTGGCATGATCCGCGCAAGCGCGAATGCACCCTGACGTCCATCACCTCGCTGGTGTTCGACGACGACGGCACCCTCCTCCGGGTCGATTACAGCGAGCCTGCTGCCGCGCTCCTGCCCGGCGCCTCGAACACTCCGGGGGCTTGA
- a CDS encoding TlpA disulfide reductase family protein, with protein sequence MRSASRRSVLAAGGLGLAALTLGLSACAQEDALAKQAKAGDNKNYVAGDGSVTEFAAADRKSAVTIKGTLFDGTAVESADFVGKVTVLNFWFAACAPCRVEAPSLEALHQEFKEQGVQFYGVNLRDEKAAAEAFDKTFNLTYPSFNDKDGGVLLAVSGLVPPGAVPTTLVLDKQGRVASRVLGEIQKGTLKALITAAVAE encoded by the coding sequence ATGCGCTCCGCCTCGCGCCGCAGCGTCCTGGCCGCAGGCGGCCTGGGGCTGGCCGCCCTTACCCTGGGGCTTTCCGCGTGTGCCCAGGAGGACGCACTGGCCAAGCAGGCCAAAGCCGGGGACAACAAGAACTACGTGGCCGGGGACGGGTCCGTAACCGAATTCGCCGCTGCCGACCGGAAATCCGCCGTCACCATTAAGGGGACCCTCTTCGACGGCACCGCCGTGGAGTCCGCGGACTTCGTCGGCAAGGTGACCGTGCTCAACTTCTGGTTCGCTGCCTGTGCGCCGTGCCGCGTCGAGGCGCCGTCGCTGGAAGCCCTCCACCAGGAATTCAAGGAGCAGGGCGTGCAGTTCTACGGCGTGAACCTCCGCGATGAGAAGGCCGCCGCTGAGGCGTTCGACAAGACGTTCAACCTGACCTACCCCAGCTTCAATGACAAGGATGGCGGCGTACTCCTCGCTGTCTCCGGGCTGGTTCCTCCCGGGGCCGTCCCCACCACGCTGGTGCTGGATAAACAGGGCCGGGTTGCGTCCCGGGTCCTCGGCGAAATCCAAAAGGGCACGCTCAAGGCCCTCATTACCGCCGCCGTGGCAGAGTAA
- a CDS encoding cytochrome c biogenesis protein CcdA, with protein MNSPFAEAILNGSLLLAIPVALLAGLVSFLSPCVLPLVPGYLGYVTGLTGVDLEKQKRGRMLAGIGLFVLGFSVIFVLLGGAFGQLGSMISGGQNAWITQVLGILVVVMGVVFMGGFSWLQRDAKIHAKPPAGLWGAPLLGITFGLGWAPCIGPTYSAVQLLSMSGGSSAAKGAFLAFVYSLGLGIPFLLIALAVRRGVGVMSFFRKHRLAIQRIGGGILVVLGILMASGVWGAWVAGLQYWFQTDVKLPI; from the coding sequence GTGAACAGCCCCTTCGCCGAAGCCATTCTGAACGGTTCCCTGCTGCTTGCCATTCCCGTGGCACTGCTTGCCGGACTCGTCTCCTTCCTGTCACCGTGCGTCCTGCCGCTGGTGCCGGGCTACCTGGGCTATGTCACCGGACTGACCGGCGTGGACCTGGAGAAGCAGAAGCGCGGCCGGATGCTGGCCGGAATCGGCCTCTTCGTGCTCGGCTTCTCGGTGATTTTTGTCCTGCTGGGCGGAGCGTTCGGACAGCTGGGATCCATGATCAGCGGCGGCCAGAACGCCTGGATCACCCAGGTGCTGGGCATCCTCGTGGTCGTCATGGGCGTGGTGTTCATGGGCGGCTTCAGCTGGCTGCAGCGGGACGCCAAGATCCACGCCAAACCTCCCGCCGGGCTGTGGGGTGCACCGTTGCTGGGCATCACCTTCGGACTGGGGTGGGCGCCGTGCATCGGGCCCACGTACTCCGCAGTCCAGCTGCTCAGCATGTCCGGGGGCTCCTCGGCCGCGAAGGGTGCGTTCCTTGCCTTCGTCTACAGCCTGGGCCTGGGCATCCCGTTCCTGCTGATTGCCCTGGCCGTGCGCCGCGGTGTCGGAGTGATGTCCTTCTTCCGCAAGCACCGGCTCGCGATCCAGCGGATCGGCGGGGGAATCCTGGTGGTCCTGGGCATCCTGATGGCCAGCGGGGTGTGGGGTGCCTGGGTTGCCGGGCTGCAGTACTGGTTCCAAACCGATGTGAAATTGCCGATCTGA
- a CDS encoding cytochrome c biogenesis protein ResB, translating to MSERVNDKKRPAPADKAENTSPDNAAETPVAKAKAEAALPALGLMGMLRWAWTQLTSMRTALFLLLLLAVAAVPGSLFPQRPANPSIVTQYIKDHPEYGKILDSLQLYDVYSSAWFSAIYILLFISLIGCVVPRAIAHYKAMRSQPPRTPARLSRLPEYGTLVIPADAGIPASSAIADAAAKLKKRGYRVDVRDDGGARPSLGAERGFLREVGNLVFHTSLIGVLVSVAAGGLFGYSGQRILVEGDTFVNTLVGYDQFTPGTNFQSSQLQPYSIQLDKFQITFDRESKGKFGQPIDFKADVTTRETPDAPAEKQVLKVNDPVSLGGTSIYLTGNGYAPVVTIRDGAGNVAMQGPVVAKLQGDNYYSSVVIKVPDAKPDQLGFAGFFLPTAFVTEEGVSFSGDPELINPQLTLNSYFGDLGLDAGSPQNVFELDVKKLTPLNARNLDAGGITLAPGSTYTLPDGKGSISFDGVKRYIGVDIHHNPGQLYALIFALLAVAGLVTSLYVNRRRVWVRTGSHPDGRTMVEYGLLARGEDHRLAAEAETIRGLLADEWGLDSQKAHSGPGDNGPADSASSGNVPNEASTESRTEDFIQSTAGSAESKKDQ from the coding sequence ATGAGCGAGCGAGTGAACGACAAGAAGAGACCTGCTCCTGCAGACAAAGCGGAGAACACTTCCCCCGACAACGCGGCAGAAACCCCCGTGGCCAAGGCCAAGGCGGAAGCCGCGCTTCCGGCGCTGGGTCTCATGGGCATGCTGCGGTGGGCCTGGACCCAGCTGACCAGCATGCGCACCGCGCTGTTCCTGTTGCTGCTGCTGGCCGTTGCCGCGGTACCCGGGTCCCTGTTTCCGCAGCGTCCGGCGAACCCCTCCATCGTCACGCAGTACATCAAGGACCACCCCGAGTACGGCAAGATCCTGGACTCCCTCCAGCTCTACGACGTCTACTCCTCCGCATGGTTCTCCGCCATCTACATCCTGCTGTTCATTTCGCTGATCGGCTGCGTTGTTCCCCGCGCGATTGCCCACTACAAGGCAATGCGCTCCCAGCCTCCGCGCACCCCGGCCAGGCTCTCCCGCCTGCCCGAGTACGGCACACTGGTGATCCCCGCGGACGCCGGGATCCCGGCGTCGAGCGCTATTGCGGACGCTGCCGCGAAGCTGAAGAAGCGCGGTTACCGCGTGGATGTCAGGGACGACGGCGGCGCACGGCCCTCTTTGGGGGCCGAGCGCGGCTTCCTGCGGGAAGTGGGGAACCTGGTGTTCCACACCTCGCTGATCGGCGTGCTGGTGTCCGTGGCCGCCGGCGGCCTGTTCGGGTACAGCGGGCAGCGGATCCTGGTGGAGGGCGACACCTTCGTGAACACCCTGGTGGGTTACGACCAGTTCACCCCCGGCACCAACTTCCAGAGCAGCCAGCTCCAGCCCTACTCCATCCAGCTGGACAAGTTCCAGATCACGTTCGACCGTGAATCCAAGGGCAAGTTCGGCCAGCCTATCGACTTCAAGGCGGACGTAACCACCCGGGAAACCCCGGACGCGCCGGCGGAGAAACAGGTGCTCAAGGTCAACGATCCCGTCAGCCTGGGCGGCACCAGCATCTACCTCACCGGCAACGGCTACGCCCCCGTGGTGACCATCCGCGACGGCGCCGGCAACGTCGCCATGCAGGGCCCGGTGGTGGCCAAGCTGCAGGGGGACAACTACTACTCTTCCGTGGTGATCAAGGTTCCGGATGCCAAGCCGGATCAGCTGGGCTTCGCCGGCTTCTTCCTGCCCACCGCGTTCGTCACCGAGGAAGGCGTTTCCTTCAGCGGGGACCCCGAGCTGATCAACCCGCAGCTCACCCTGAACTCGTACTTCGGCGACCTCGGGCTGGACGCGGGCTCCCCGCAGAACGTCTTCGAGCTCGACGTGAAGAAGCTGACGCCGCTCAACGCCCGGAACCTCGACGCCGGCGGCATCACTCTCGCTCCCGGCAGCACCTACACGCTGCCGGACGGCAAAGGCTCCATCAGCTTCGACGGCGTGAAGCGCTATATCGGCGTGGACATCCACCACAACCCGGGCCAGCTGTACGCCCTCATCTTTGCCCTGCTTGCCGTAGCCGGGCTGGTGACATCCCTGTACGTGAACCGCCGCCGGGTGTGGGTCCGCACGGGATCGCACCCGGACGGCCGCACCATGGTGGAGTACGGGCTCCTGGCCCGCGGCGAAGACCACCGTCTCGCGGCCGAAGCGGAGACCATCCGCGGACTGCTGGCGGACGAATGGGGCCTGGACTCCCAGAAAGCTCACAGCGGGCCGGGGGATAATGGCCCCGCGGACAGTGCCTCTTCAGGCAATGTCCCCAACGAAGCCTCCACGGAATCGCGCACAGAAGACTTCATCCAGTCAACAGCAGGCTCAGCCGAGTCGAAGAAGGACCAGTAA
- the ccsB gene encoding c-type cytochrome biogenesis protein CcsB has translation MPFGINETMGQYSELFMLLAAGTYTVAFIAFAWDLAKSSKALRAVDLKAAAAAQASASATARVPVGAGVGAGGSVDRADADVDRAASDVSGPAGRAERPSSATARASKSAGSGAGQTADGDMRYAAERRVPARVAVALTVLGAVIHAAGVVTRALGAGRVPWGNMYEFLTTGAFVAVAVFLLVLIRRDLRFLGTFVIGLAIIMLVAASVAYWTPVGHLVPALQSYWLIIHVSIAVMSSALFTLTFAMSALQLVQAHRQKTIAAGGADKLGFMRLVPSALSLENLSYRINAIAFVGWTFTLMFGAIWAEKAWGRFWGWDTKEVWTFVIWVVYAGYLHARATRGWTGTRAAWLSIVGYLCVIFNFTIVNQFFNGLHSYSGL, from the coding sequence ATGCCATTTGGAATCAACGAAACCATGGGCCAGTACAGCGAGCTCTTTATGCTGCTGGCGGCCGGCACGTACACGGTTGCCTTTATCGCTTTCGCCTGGGACCTGGCGAAGAGCAGCAAAGCGCTCCGCGCCGTCGACCTCAAAGCTGCGGCCGCGGCGCAGGCGTCGGCGTCCGCCACGGCCAGAGTTCCGGTGGGCGCCGGCGTGGGGGCCGGAGGCTCCGTTGATCGTGCCGATGCCGACGTCGACCGCGCCGCTTCGGACGTCAGCGGACCGGCCGGCCGCGCCGAACGGCCGTCCTCGGCTACCGCCCGGGCGTCCAAGAGTGCCGGTTCAGGCGCCGGGCAGACGGCCGACGGCGACATGCGCTATGCCGCCGAACGCCGCGTTCCCGCCCGCGTTGCGGTTGCCCTGACGGTGCTGGGCGCCGTGATCCACGCTGCCGGTGTGGTCACGCGTGCCCTTGGCGCGGGCCGGGTGCCGTGGGGCAACATGTACGAATTCCTCACCACGGGTGCGTTCGTGGCTGTTGCCGTCTTCCTGCTGGTGCTGATCCGCCGCGACCTGCGGTTCCTGGGAACGTTCGTGATCGGCTTGGCCATCATCATGCTCGTCGCGGCCTCCGTGGCCTACTGGACGCCCGTGGGTCACCTGGTGCCGGCGCTCCAGAGCTACTGGCTGATCATCCACGTGTCCATCGCCGTGATGTCCTCAGCACTCTTCACACTGACGTTCGCGATGTCCGCCCTGCAGCTGGTCCAGGCGCACCGGCAGAAAACCATCGCGGCCGGCGGCGCGGACAAGCTGGGCTTCATGCGCCTGGTACCTTCCGCCCTGAGCCTGGAAAACCTGTCCTACCGCATCAACGCGATCGCCTTCGTGGGCTGGACCTTCACCCTCATGTTCGGCGCCATCTGGGCCGAAAAGGCCTGGGGCCGCTTCTGGGGCTGGGACACCAAAGAAGTGTGGACGTTCGTGATCTGGGTGGTTTACGCAGGCTACCTGCACGCCCGTGCCACCCGCGGCTGGACCGGCACCCGGGCCGCGTGGCTGTCGATCGTGGGCTACCTCTGCGTGATCTTCAACTTCACCATCGTCAACCAGTTCTTCAACGGCCTGCACTCCTACTCGGGGCTGTAG
- a CDS encoding PLDc N-terminal domain-containing protein yields the protein MPRVLVAVAVLAIFVYGLVDVIRTDKHLTRGISKTAWIVVMVVLPVVGAALWFIIGRPRGSRPAPQSYSHMTAPDDDPDFLRNLEIRRRNQAEADRLKKLKEELQAKERNANGGASGTGTAEGKGKPNGNHRGDNHPEESHHPETDAHGTDEVK from the coding sequence ATGCCCCGTGTATTGGTCGCCGTTGCCGTTCTTGCCATATTCGTCTATGGCCTCGTGGACGTGATCCGGACTGATAAGCACCTCACCAGGGGCATCTCCAAGACAGCCTGGATCGTCGTCATGGTTGTCCTTCCGGTGGTGGGAGCGGCACTGTGGTTCATCATCGGACGGCCGCGTGGAAGCCGCCCCGCCCCGCAGTCGTACAGCCACATGACGGCGCCGGATGATGACCCCGACTTCCTGCGCAACCTGGAAATCCGCCGCCGCAACCAGGCTGAAGCCGACCGCCTGAAGAAGCTCAAGGAAGAGCTCCAGGCCAAGGAACGCAACGCCAACGGCGGAGCCTCCGGTACGGGCACGGCTGAGGGCAAGGGGAAGCCGAACGGCAACCACCGTGGCGACAACCACCCCGAAGAATCACACCACCCAGAGACCGACGCGCACGGCACCGACGAGGTCAAGTAG
- a CDS encoding DUF4229 domain-containing protein yields MKYSLIRLALFVPLFVLFSVLQIGILLAAVCAGLIAFAISYLFFQKQRDAATATLHERFSGRAKPIRSAGEVEDADAEDTLVDANPDITVRSEIPRTEAPRTEA; encoded by the coding sequence ATGAAATACTCCCTCATCCGACTGGCACTCTTTGTGCCGCTGTTCGTGCTGTTCAGCGTCCTCCAGATCGGCATCCTGCTTGCCGCAGTGTGCGCCGGCCTGATCGCCTTTGCCATCAGCTACCTGTTCTTCCAGAAGCAGCGCGACGCCGCCACGGCCACCTTGCACGAGCGGTTCTCCGGCCGGGCCAAGCCCATTCGCAGCGCCGGAGAGGTTGAAGACGCAGACGCCGAGGACACCCTGGTGGACGCAAACCCGGACATCACCGTCCGTTCCGAAATCCCCCGCACGGAAGCGCCCCGCACGGAAGCCTGA
- a CDS encoding 1,4-dihydroxy-2-naphthoate polyprenyltransferase, with protein MATAAQWIQGARPRTLPAAIAPVLIGTAAAFDLDAFKPLNAILAALVALLLQVGVNYANDYSDGIRGTDEERVGPLRLVGSGAAKPEMVKRAAFAAFGAAMLFGLVLVLITQAWWLILVGLGCVLAAWGYTGGKNPYGYMGLGDVFVFVFFGLVATLGTTYTQAGQISLPAVIGAIGTGLIACALLMANNVRDIPTDMQAGKKTLAVRLGDKHARESYVLMLAVAILLVVVLAPGRPWMLIVLLLIPASLMPSWLMINGRKRKSLIPVLKQTGLINLGYSVLFSLGLVLSHGL; from the coding sequence GTGGCCACAGCCGCACAATGGATCCAAGGCGCCCGACCGCGCACCCTGCCGGCTGCGATCGCACCGGTCCTGATCGGCACCGCCGCGGCTTTCGACCTGGACGCGTTCAAGCCCCTCAACGCCATCCTGGCCGCACTGGTGGCGCTGCTACTCCAGGTCGGCGTGAACTACGCCAACGATTACTCCGACGGCATCCGCGGCACTGACGAGGAACGGGTGGGCCCGCTCCGCCTGGTGGGCTCCGGCGCCGCGAAGCCGGAGATGGTGAAGCGTGCGGCCTTCGCCGCATTCGGCGCGGCCATGCTTTTCGGCCTGGTCCTGGTGCTCATCACGCAGGCGTGGTGGCTGATCCTGGTGGGACTGGGCTGCGTCCTGGCCGCCTGGGGCTACACCGGGGGCAAGAACCCCTACGGCTACATGGGCCTGGGCGACGTGTTCGTGTTTGTGTTCTTCGGCCTGGTGGCGACCCTCGGCACCACCTACACGCAGGCGGGACAGATCAGCCTGCCTGCCGTCATCGGCGCGATCGGCACCGGGCTGATCGCCTGCGCGCTCCTGATGGCAAACAACGTCCGGGACATCCCCACGGACATGCAGGCGGGCAAGAAAACCCTGGCCGTGCGGCTGGGCGACAAGCACGCCCGCGAAAGCTACGTCCTGATGCTCGCCGTCGCCATCCTGCTGGTCGTGGTCCTGGCACCCGGGCGTCCGTGGATGCTCATTGTGCTGTTGCTGATACCCGCCAGCTTGATGCCGTCATGGCTGATGATCAACGGCCGGAAGCGCAAGAGCCTCATCCCGGTCCTGAAGCAGACGGGCCTGATCAACCTGGGCTACAGCGTGTTGTTTTCCCTGGGCCTCGTACTCAGCCACGGCCTCTAG
- a CDS encoding AMP-binding protein — protein MTSQPPNIEPALKALADALHGEGPAVELSADAGGNVVVSAVETPGFDDAAVVVRTSGSTGAPKATVLTVDALAASSVATAFALKGEGQWLLALPLQYVAGVQVLVRSLFAGTRPWAMDLSDGFTPEAFTAAAQELTDKIRFTSLVPTQLQRLLDSPSAETLAVLRRFNGILLGGGPASPELLAAARDAGARVITTYGSAETCGGCVYDGFPLEDVLARVDGDGRILLGGATLAAGYLDEPALTADAFFEEDGVRWYRTSDLGAIDATGKLTVLGRADDVIITGGVKVSATHVQAELEKLDGVLAAFVAGVPSAEWGQAVAAYVAVEDSSSAGIEGFTAGRHDALGVLGALAPKTVLAARELMMLPNGKPDRLGMTVQLDALHQGK, from the coding sequence GTGACTTCCCAGCCCCCGAACATCGAACCCGCGCTCAAGGCCCTGGCGGACGCCCTCCATGGCGAGGGCCCCGCCGTCGAACTTTCCGCCGACGCCGGCGGCAACGTTGTGGTCTCCGCTGTGGAAACGCCGGGCTTCGACGACGCCGCCGTGGTGGTGCGCACCTCCGGTTCCACGGGTGCGCCCAAGGCGACGGTCCTCACTGTGGACGCCCTGGCAGCGTCCTCCGTGGCAACCGCATTCGCGCTCAAGGGCGAGGGCCAGTGGCTGCTCGCCCTCCCGCTGCAGTACGTGGCCGGGGTGCAGGTGCTGGTCCGTTCGCTCTTTGCCGGGACCCGCCCGTGGGCCATGGACCTCTCCGACGGATTCACCCCGGAGGCCTTTACCGCGGCGGCGCAGGAGCTCACGGACAAGATCCGTTTCACTTCGCTGGTGCCCACCCAGCTGCAGCGGCTGCTGGATTCGCCGTCGGCCGAGACGCTGGCCGTCCTGCGCCGGTTCAACGGAATCCTGCTGGGCGGCGGGCCCGCCTCGCCCGAGCTGCTGGCCGCTGCCCGCGACGCCGGCGCCCGGGTGATCACCACCTACGGCTCCGCAGAAACCTGCGGCGGCTGCGTGTACGACGGCTTCCCGCTCGAGGACGTGCTGGCCCGGGTGGACGGGGACGGCCGGATCCTGCTGGGCGGAGCCACGCTGGCAGCCGGATACCTCGACGAGCCCGCCCTCACTGCCGACGCCTTCTTCGAGGAGGACGGCGTCCGCTGGTACCGCACCAGCGACCTCGGCGCCATTGACGCCACCGGCAAGCTCACCGTTCTGGGCAGGGCCGACGACGTCATCATCACCGGAGGCGTGAAAGTTTCCGCCACGCACGTGCAGGCAGAGCTGGAAAAGCTCGACGGCGTGCTGGCGGCTTTTGTGGCCGGCGTGCCCTCGGCGGAGTGGGGCCAGGCCGTGGCCGCCTACGTCGCAGTAGAGGACAGCTCCTCCGCCGGCATCGAAGGCTTCACCGCCGGGCGGCACGATGCCCTGGGCGTTTTGGGTGCCTTGGCACCTAAAACCGTCCTCGCGGCCCGCGAACTCATGATGCTTCCCAACGGCAAACCGGACCGGCTGGGCATGACTGTTCAGCTGGACGCCCTGCATCAGGGAAAATAG
- a CDS encoding 1,4-dihydroxy-2-naphthoyl-CoA synthase yields the protein MSNVFPAKVSDVFDPTRWRTVAGFDDFQDMTYHRQVERDSDGAVLRDLPTVRIAFNRPEVRNAFRPGTVDELYRAMDHARMTPNVATVLLTGNGPSPKDGGHSFCSGGDQRIRGRDGYRYAEGETKETIDPARAGRLHILEVQRLMRTMPKVVIAVVNGWAAGGGHSLHVVSDLTIASRQHGKFKQTDATVGSFDAGYGSALLARQIGQKAAREIFFLAREYSAEDMVRMGAVNEAVDHERLEDVALEYAADIARQSPQAIRMLKFAFNLADDGLAGQQVFAGEATRLAYMTDEAVEGKEAFLEKRDPDWSQFPYYF from the coding sequence GTGAGCAACGTATTCCCAGCCAAGGTATCCGACGTCTTTGACCCCACCCGGTGGCGCACCGTGGCCGGCTTTGACGACTTCCAGGACATGACGTACCACCGGCAGGTGGAGCGGGATTCGGACGGCGCAGTGCTGCGGGACCTCCCCACGGTCCGCATTGCCTTCAACCGCCCGGAGGTCCGGAACGCGTTCCGCCCGGGCACGGTGGACGAGCTCTACCGCGCCATGGACCACGCCCGGATGACCCCCAATGTGGCCACCGTGCTGCTCACCGGCAACGGGCCCTCGCCCAAGGATGGCGGGCACTCTTTCTGCTCCGGCGGTGACCAGCGGATCCGCGGGCGGGACGGCTACCGCTATGCAGAGGGCGAGACCAAGGAGACCATCGATCCTGCCCGCGCCGGCCGGCTCCACATCCTGGAAGTCCAGCGGCTCATGCGCACCATGCCCAAGGTGGTCATCGCCGTCGTGAACGGCTGGGCCGCCGGCGGCGGGCACTCGCTGCACGTGGTTTCCGACCTGACCATTGCCTCCCGCCAGCACGGCAAGTTCAAGCAGACGGACGCCACCGTGGGAAGTTTCGACGCCGGCTACGGCTCCGCCCTGCTGGCCCGCCAGATCGGCCAGAAGGCCGCGCGGGAAATCTTCTTCCTGGCCCGCGAATACTCGGCCGAGGACATGGTGCGGATGGGCGCCGTGAACGAGGCCGTGGACCACGAACGGCTCGAGGACGTGGCCCTGGAGTACGCGGCGGACATTGCCCGGCAGTCGCCGCAGGCCATCCGGATGCTCAAGTTCGCCTTCAACCTGGCCGACGACGGCCTGGCCGGGCAGCAGGTGTTCGCCGGCGAAGCGACCCGGCTGGCCTACATGACCGATGAGGCCGTGGAGGGCAAGGAAGCCTTCCTCGAGAAGCGCGATCCCGACTGGTCGCAGTTCCCGTACTACTTCTAG
- a CDS encoding VOC family protein yields MGLNIQIAIDCRNPHELADWWAETLDWAVEPQDEAFIRSMIDQGYATEAETRSHHGKLVWASGAAIRPVEEIDAKAPARRMLFQTAPEEKTVKNRVHWDVRLEGKDKDVARQELEARGATFLWSASQGPHSWHTMADPEGNEFCIS; encoded by the coding sequence ATGGGACTCAACATTCAGATAGCAATCGACTGCAGGAACCCGCACGAGCTCGCCGACTGGTGGGCGGAAACCCTGGACTGGGCGGTGGAGCCCCAGGACGAGGCGTTCATCCGGTCCATGATCGACCAGGGCTATGCCACCGAAGCGGAGACCAGGTCGCACCACGGCAAGCTTGTCTGGGCTTCCGGCGCGGCCATCCGCCCGGTGGAAGAAATCGACGCCAAGGCGCCCGCACGCCGCATGCTCTTCCAGACCGCACCGGAGGAAAAGACCGTCAAGAACCGCGTGCACTGGGACGTCCGCCTTGAAGGCAAGGACAAGGACGTGGCCCGCCAGGAGCTCGAAGCGCGGGGTGCAACGTTCCTCTGGAGCGCCAGCCAGGGACCGCATTCGTGGCACACCATGGCGGACCCGGAAGGCAACGAGTTCTGCATCAGCTGA
- a CDS encoding ABC transporter substrate-binding protein: MSEQTRLSNISRRQFGLTAFGLSALAAGLSACGSSGGSTADPSKPLQLILSGDTNQGGAFAAAAKKYKEATGITIEVVDVPTADIATKLKNAATANDLPALARVTSIDPLWVNQLQDLSDIAKSRNIEEQFLQESPDGILPAIPSDLTAVGLFVNKSLFEKAGVAFPTAIENAWTWDEFVAAVNEVREKAGAKYGVVMDRSGHRVRAMMYEFGSTAFAKEGDKYAADEEAVETLEYFRKINDDKTMPKSVWLSGEDGNAMFKSGQVAAYYSGSWQVADFNKNIKDFEWMSVPLPKKKVNATNLGGGFMVAFKDTGQDAEAKKFIDWFYDDANYTEFAKLGGYLPVKELKVEYPFQQASFELYQKQIAGNEAKGDNAIKRVVAEAYAETPFTGDPLREETVKMLSGSQDAKTTVDNIVKLYNGA; the protein is encoded by the coding sequence TTGTCAGAGCAGACAAGACTCTCCAACATCAGCCGCAGGCAGTTCGGACTGACAGCTTTCGGGCTGTCAGCACTTGCAGCCGGGCTCAGCGCGTGCGGAAGTAGCGGCGGGAGCACGGCCGACCCCTCAAAGCCCCTCCAGCTGATTCTTTCCGGTGACACCAACCAGGGCGGTGCCTTTGCCGCCGCTGCCAAGAAGTACAAAGAAGCCACCGGCATCACCATTGAAGTGGTTGACGTCCCTACGGCGGACATCGCCACCAAGCTGAAGAACGCCGCGACGGCCAACGACCTGCCGGCACTGGCGCGGGTCACCAGCATCGACCCGCTCTGGGTGAACCAGCTGCAGGACCTCTCTGACATTGCCAAGTCGCGCAACATCGAAGAGCAATTCCTCCAGGAATCCCCGGACGGGATCCTGCCGGCGATTCCCTCGGACCTCACCGCCGTCGGCCTGTTCGTCAACAAGAGCCTCTTCGAGAAGGCCGGCGTCGCCTTCCCGACCGCCATCGAGAACGCCTGGACCTGGGACGAATTCGTCGCCGCCGTCAATGAGGTCCGCGAGAAGGCCGGCGCCAAGTACGGCGTGGTCATGGACCGTTCCGGCCACCGTGTGCGGGCCATGATGTACGAATTCGGCAGCACCGCTTTCGCCAAGGAAGGCGATAAGTACGCCGCGGATGAGGAAGCCGTGGAAACCCTTGAGTACTTCCGGAAGATCAACGACGACAAGACCATGCCCAAATCCGTCTGGCTCAGCGGCGAGGACGGCAACGCGATGTTCAAGAGCGGCCAGGTGGCTGCCTACTACTCCGGCAGCTGGCAGGTTGCCGACTTCAACAAGAACATCAAGGACTTCGAATGGATGTCCGTGCCGCTGCCCAAGAAGAAGGTCAACGCCACCAACCTCGGCGGCGGCTTCATGGTCGCGTTCAAGGACACTGGACAGGACGCGGAAGCCAAGAAGTTCATCGACTGGTTCTACGATGACGCCAACTACACGGAGTTCGCCAAGCTCGGCGGCTACCTTCCGGTCAAGGAGCTGAAAGTCGAGTACCCGTTCCAGCAGGCCTCCTTCGAGCTGTACCAGAAGCAGATCGCCGGCAACGAAGCCAAGGGGGACAACGCCATCAAGCGCGTGGTTGCCGAGGCCTACGCGGAAACGCCGTTCACCGGAGATCCGCTGCGTGAGGAAACAGTGAAGATGCTCTCCGGCAGCCAGGACGCCAAGACCACGGTGGACAACATCGTGAAGCTCTACAACGGTGCCTGA